CTGATTTTTGTATACAGATTGTTGTTGGGAGACCAGAAAACTCGTCTTGTTCTGAAGTAAATGTGCCGCCTCGGAGCAATGGGAACCGTTTTGACAACGTCTTTGCCAtgcttttttttttcaaaaacaatgtCATTGTCTTCCCAAGTATTGTATTGCCCTCTATAGCTTGCAGAACATTTGCAGTTCCCATCTTGTCTTACACATCATATTATATTGAACTGTAGtgaactataaaacaaaaactgtTTGCATAAACACATTACATTCAAACCTATGATCACTTCTGGCCATTCAGTCCATCAATCATTGTTGATATGTTTGGTTCAAAGTTCTTAAAAGGAAAACATGAATAGTTTATGACTATTTTATTACATGATATGTGGTGTAATAACTTCCAGAACTCAACAGAGGCATTGAACTCACTGACCAAATTTGGTCAAATCACACTTCAACTTgcatgcatatatatataatttattgaCAATAAATGCATCCCTGTCTATGACAgtgtctcaaatgtaaaatatgtcaatatAGAAAGCATTGTGAGTAGGTGACCATGTCAATGTCCTCCCATTTAACTTTCAGATTGTGAAATAGTGACCTTTATCAAGACACTTCTAGCCTCTGGTAGCCTTAGCCAACTTAGCAATTGAAGTTTACCCTTATCGATTTGCAAGGCATGAATATGACATTGCCTCCCCCTCATGCTGTCTTGTAAAGCTGTTGGGCACACTTCAGGCTAAGAAGTCCTTTGTTGAACTGGTATGAACAGCCTCTATCAGAATGAGGTCAAGGAGCAGAATAAAATAAGTCTAGTAATTGCCCTGACAAAGTTTATGGCCAGGGGGTCAAACAATGAGGCAATATCAATATAGAACGCCAGTGATTATAAATTGTCAAGACACTATCATATGTCGCTCACTTGTATCTCAGACACTTCAACTAGGCAGTCAGACGGACAGTCAGATTTACTCTTGAGGTCCAGACAGACACAATGGGAGTTGAGAAAATGGAGCTGGACGAGGGACACTCGACTCTGATGAGTGGCACCAAGATGCCTCCCCCGGTTCGGCCTCCCAACATGTTTGAGCGCATCATCCAACCCTGCCTGGCAGAGGTGGTGGGAACCATGTTCTTCGTCTTCATCGGGTGTGTGTCGGTCATCGAGAACGTTGAGTCTGCAGGCAGGGTACAGCCGGCGCTGGTCCATGGCCTGGCTGTGGCCGTCATGGTGGCATGCATGGATCAGATCAGGTAGGACTCACCTGTACTGCTCTGGTTGATCTTAACTGTGTGATCTTACCTCACCTGACTTTTTCATGCAACTTAAAGCTTTGCCTGCAGCAAGCTAATGGTCTACTGTGCAGATTACTATTTCTTATTTTCTCAAGATAATAAATTGGAATGAAATGTATTTTGGAATAAAAATTATCTGAAAAAATATATGTATGAAAAATAGTTTGTTATAGAAGCAAATTATTTAATACAATTGCATTTGAATAGTTAAATCAGTGTGTAGGCTTTTATTTTAATGCAGCTTACTAGATCCTTCTCTTCATGCAGTGGATCTCATTTCAACCCTCCCTTCACCATTGCCATCTACCTGTGTGGCGGCATGAAACTGTTCATGGTTGTCCCATACCTTATCAGCCAGTTATTAGGAGGGGTGCTGGGAGCTGCCATGGCAAAGGTCAGTTGAGTTATTAATGTTCACCTGCGGTAACCTCTAATGAACAGGTACAGTGGTACAAATGGGGAACAGCTTCTAATTCTATAGTGGAAAGGTTCATCTCTTCCACCAGCCGGCTctcattgagcctggggacaaaGTCAGGGAAAGGCATTCTTATAAAGTTaagaaaatcaatcaatcaattatttGTATAGGCCTAGAGCTTTTATGAATACATTTGTCACTAATGTGAAGTGGTGTACTGCTGTGCTTACCTCCTGCAATATGCAGGTCAGCAGTTGACTGATGTATACTGTCCCTCAGATGATGACATCGAAGGAGAACTATGCCAACGCCACCGGAGCTGCGTTTACTATCCTCAAATCAGAGGACCAGCTGGCGGGAGCCATATTTGGAGAGATCGCCATGACGTGCCTGGTTTCCATGGTAGTATTGCTAGGGGCGGTCAATGCAAAGAGCAAAAGCCCAATGGTGCCTTTCCTGGTAGGCTGTACTGTCATCATCAACATTCTGGCAGGGTGAGTTGAGAGAAGATATTTTttgaattgtacaatatttaaGAATACAATATTACATTTTTAAGCCTGCCCTAAGAATTCTAGACTATTGCAATACCCACATGCTCAGAATTCACCAATAGTCAGTTTCACTCACATTGCCAAGTTTGTATCATGTGCCAGATAATATTCCCTTTACCAAACAGCATCTCTGATTGCTCTAAAGTTGGCGTTGACTGTTATCCTAGATATTAGTACTTAAAAACCACTTAACCTGTCTGTGTGCTTGCGCAGGGGGGATGTGTCTGGGACCTGTCTGAACCCAGCCAGGGCTCTGGGGCCAGCGGTAATGGCCAACTACTGGACCTACCATTGGGTTTACTGGGCTGGTCCTATCGCAGGAGGTCTACTGGCAGCAGCCCTAGTGAGGtgagagatacagtagataggccaTCACATAAAATATGTTCAAACCTGTAatgtgtttttttctttattcaaattccatacatttacatttacaaaaatatatacatcCTTCTACAATGTACCTGATATCCTGCATGCTATAGATCAAATTTTGCAGTAGCAAGTTGACTTTGTAAAGGTAAAAAGTTTAATACAGAGCTTTCTGGATACAGGTGGTTATGTAAAACTGCAAAGGCTAGTAGTACCAGGGGCTAAAAGACCAAGGCCAATAGCATGGCGGCTAAAGAGCATGGCTAAAACGCAAATGGCCAAAAGGCAAAATATGCTTCTGAGTCTCAAGACTATATAATCATTCTGAATTAATAAAAATCGGTGCCTTCcggaagtattcacaccacttgacttttccacattttgttgtgaaacaccctgaatttaaaatggattaaatttagattttatactactggcctacacacaataccccataatgtcaaagtggaattatgtttttacacatttttacaaatgaattaaacatgaaaagctgaaatgtctcatgccacacctttgttatggcaagtctaaataagtttaggagtacatgtttgcttaacaagtcacataataagttgcatggactcactctttgtgcaataatagtgtttaacacaaTGTTTTTatgactaccttatctctgtaccccacacatacagtacaattacctgtaaggtccctcaatccaGCAGTGAATTtataacacagattcaaccacaaacaccAGGGATGTTTTCTAATGCCTGCAAAGGGCATCTATTGGTACATGagtaatttaaaaaaagatataataagatattgaatatccctttgagcatggtgaagttattaattatactttggatggtgtatcaatacacccagtcactacaaagatacaggcatccttacTAACTcatttgctggagaggaaggaaaatgctcagggatttcaccatgagaccaatggtgactttaaaacagtttcagaatttaatggctgtgataggagaaaactgaggatggatcaacaacattgtagttactccacaatactaaccaaaatgacagagtgaaaagaaggaagcctgtacagaattttAAAAATCCAAAatgtgtgtcttgtttgcaatCAGACACAAATGTAAAACTGCCAATAATTTGCCAAATAAATGAACTTTATaccctgaatacaaagcgttatgtttggtgcaaatcaaacacaacacatcactgagtaccacttttcatattttcaagcatggtggtggctgcatcatattatgggtatgcttgtcatcggcaaggactagggaggggtttttttaaataaaaagaaacgggatagagctaagcacaggcaaaatcctagaggaaaacctggttatatctgctgtctagcaatgatcaacaaccaacttgtcacgatcgtcataataagcggaccaaggcgtAGCGGGATATGAGGACATCCTTAtttattaaagatgacgaaacacgaaacgaacatttttacaaatcaaaacaaaaacgaccgtgaagctacgaacgttagtgcacacacaagctacaaacgttcaacatagacaattacccacaaacacctaaagcctatggctgccttaaatatggttcccaatcagagacaacaataaacagctgtctctgattgagaacaaaatcaggcaaccatagactttcctacactgaacacaaccccatacatactaaaaaccccttaaacaatacacacaccctaaactagacaaaacccacaaacatcccccatgtcacaccctgacctaactaaactaataaagaaaatcaatataacagaggccagggtgtgacacaacTTGACAAAGATTGAAGAATTCTAACACAAGGCCAaacatacactggagttgcttatcaagatgACATTggatgttcttgagtggcctggttacagttttgacttaaattggcttagaaatctgtggcaagacttgaaaatggctgtctagcaatgatcaacaaccaacttgacagagcttgaagaattgtaaTAATAactatgtgcaaatattgtacaatccaggtgtgcaaacctCTTATAGACTTAcaaagaaagactcacagctaaaatcactgccaaaggttcttctacaaactattgactcatgggtgtgaatagttatgtaaagtAGTTATTTCTGCATTCagatttcaatacatttgcaaaaatgtctagaaacatgttttcactatgccattgtggggtattgtgtgtagatgggtgagagaaacaatatacatgtaatccattttaaagtcaggcaggatgtaacacaacaaaatgtggaataagtcaaggggtatgaataccctCTGAAGACATTGTAGATATGACACTGATACAACTTTAAGTTGAACTGTCTAACAACTGTTAGACTTCTGCTACTTTGTCATGTTGTCCGGAACAGAGAGTGGTGTTCAGCATTTTAGCAAGTTCAAGGTTGGATTGTCAGTTCCTGAGAACTAGAATTCTGTACTGACATCTGTGTCAACGGGATTTATGGATAAACACTTTTGTACATTAGACGGTTTTAAGTTATGTGTAAGCAATTAGGCAAGCTATTCATATTAGGCAGGCTAATCATATTAAGCAAAAGTATGTGAGTATGTGGTCGTCGTCGATCTTGGTCGTTGTCTTGGCATCCTGGCCGCCCCCCACAATACCTTATGTTGCTAGTGTTATATCTTTATCAGTGTCTAGTTTCTGTTGTGATTTTGACTAAAATCCCCGCTTTTCTTTTCCAGACTTGTGCTTGGAGATGAGAAGACACGAATCATCATGAAGTGACATCCTACTATGCATGTCCTATGCAAGTCACTTACTTACTACTTTTTGTCATATTATAAAGCTTTTTTTTCTAAGAAACGTGAATTTAGACTGGAATTTCTGTTTATTTCGAAAGACTATGAATCCGGTTTGTAATGTCAGCAGATAGTAGGAGATGTCATATTGTACTAATATAACTCTTATTGTACTCTATGATTCCAGTTTGCTGTCGTGTTTTTCCTTTAAATTAAAAGAGAAAGATGTGGATGTCCTCTAAAGATGATTGCAACTGCAAGCTGACTTACCGTGCTGCAAAAAGGGCATGATCCAACTGGTCCATTTGTTGTTTCATTTGGTATTTCTGGATGTATTGGTCCCTGGCAACAACACAAAAGCAGCGCGAATAGCATTGTGCAGATCGGACCATATGGCGCTGTGGGCTGTGTAGGTGTTGAAATAGCAGCGCCGCACGTCAAACTTCACCTGGCGCCTGGGTGGCGCTCTTTCAGCTGCTGAAATTCACCTCTCTTTTAATGACGCATTATAGGCCTACTACAGTATTGGGCTTGCTTAGCATTCATCACCACCAATGTACACCCAAATTAAGCATATAAATATGCTTACTTACATATTTGATTGCGTATATGATTTGCTTAATGAAAAATATCGCGATATTTTCGTTATTTCTCCATTTTTATTTGCTTCCAAGTAGGTCTACCAAGAGGCACACTTTTGAATAGAGTTCAATATCATATAGTTTCATTTACTGATAGACCTAAAGCTATTCATCATAAAACAATTTCGGTATATTCTCACTTCGGCTTTTCTTAGCTCATCAAGCCTTCTCATCAAGCAACATCAACAAAGTCAAAAGGAACCAACAAGTTATTTTAAACGTGTCGTTTTTTATGCTGTTGCGACTGGACAGAGATATCTCTCCAGCCAATCCTAGTCGAGGGTacaagaacgttgccagccagtatggcaatagaatatttagaacgaacgactggg
This genomic interval from Salvelinus fontinalis isolate EN_2023a chromosome 30, ASM2944872v1, whole genome shotgun sequence contains the following:
- the aqp8a.2 gene encoding aquaporin-8a.2; the encoded protein is MGVEKMELDEGHSTLMSGTKMPPPVRPPNMFERIIQPCLAEVVGTMFFVFIGCVSVIENVESAGRVQPALVHGLAVAVMVACMDQISGSHFNPPFTIAIYLCGGMKLFMVVPYLISQLLGGVLGAAMAKMMTSKENYANATGAAFTILKSEDQLAGAIFGEIAMTCLVSMVVLLGAVNAKSKSPMVPFLVGCTVIINILAGGDVSGTCLNPARALGPAVMANYWTYHWVYWAGPIAGGLLAAALVRLVLGDEKTRIIMK